A section of the Oreochromis aureus strain Israel breed Guangdong linkage group 22, ZZ_aureus, whole genome shotgun sequence genome encodes:
- the edn2 gene encoding endothelin-2, which produces MRMMASFTCKILTLFIIWVALQEGCGFPLSEQPAQTPHPHHIRTKRCSCNNWDDTECIYFCHLDIIWVNTPSKLLPYGLGSPLSRRRRSTDRCECLSAADKTCHGFCHKSSEDLRTHVAEPLVESGSMKSNKLLASFRAIIKTNTAKAKEVSSVLESAN; this is translated from the exons ATGAGGATGATGGCTTCTTTCACATGCAAGATACTGACTTTGTTCATCATCTGGGTGGCTCTGCAAGAAG GTTGTGGATTTCCCTTATCAGAGCAGCCCGCTCAGACTCCACATCCGCACCATATCAGGACCAAGCGCTGCTCCTGTAACAACTGGGACGATACAGAATGCATCTACTTCTGCCACCTTGATATCATCTGGGTAAACACACCAAG tAAACTCCTTCCTTACGGCCTGGGTAGTCCCCTGTCTCGCCGTCGCCGGTCAACAGACCGTTGTGAATGCCTCAGTGCAGCCGATAAAACCTGCCACGGTTTCTGCCATAAAAG CTCAGAGGATCTCAGGACTCATGTCGCAGAGCCCTTGGTTGAATCTGGAAGCATGAAAAGCAACAAATTACTGGCGTCTTTTAG AGCTATTATCAAGACTAACACAGCAAAGGCTAAAGAAGTTTCATCTGTTCTGGAGTCAGCAAATTAA